One genomic window of Mauremys mutica isolate MM-2020 ecotype Southern chromosome 5, ASM2049712v1, whole genome shotgun sequence includes the following:
- the LOC123371478 gene encoding interleukin-8-like: MNGKLVAAVLALFLTYAAVSEGMSLERMGNELRCQCIELHSKFIPPRNIRDVKLTPSGPHCQNTEIIATLKDGREVCLDPTAQWVKIIIKAILDKAQANAEAKR, translated from the exons ATGAACGGCAAGTTGGTTGCTGCTGTCTTGGCTCTTTTCCTAACCTACGCAGCGGTGTCAGAAG GGATGAGTCTGGAAAGGATGGGGAATGAGCTCCGGTGCCAGTGCATCGAGCTGCATTCCAAGTTCATCCCTCCCAGGAACATTCGGGATGTGAAGCTGACCCCAAGCGGACCTCACTGCCAGAACACTGAAATCAT CGCTACTCTCAAGGATGGCAGAGAAGTGTGCTTGGATCCCACTGCTCAATGGGTGAAGATCATCATTAAAGCAATTTTGGACAA AGCTCAAGCCAATGCTGAGGCAAAACGCTAA
- the LOC123371476 gene encoding interleukin-8-like, which yields MNGKLVAAVLALFLTYAAVSEGMSLERMGNELKCQCIDLHSKFIPPRSIQDMKLTPSGPHCQNTEIIATLKDGREVCLDPTAQWVKIIMKAILDKAQDNAEAKR from the exons ATGAACGGCAAGTTGGTTGCTGCTGTCTTGGCTCTTTTCCTAACCTACGCAGCGGTGTCTGAAG GGATGAGTCTGGAAAGGATGGGGAATGAGCTCAAATGCCAGTGCATCGACTTGCATTCCAAGTTCATCCCTCCCAGGAGCATTCAGGATATGAAGCTGACCCCGAGCGGACCTCACTGCCAGAACACTGAAATCAT CGCTACTCTCAAGGACGGCAGAGAAGTGTGCTTGGATCCCACTGCTCAATGGGTGAAGATCATCATGAAAGCAATTTTGGACAA AGCTCAAGACAATGCTGAGGCAAAACGCTAA
- the LOC123371479 gene encoding interleukin-8-like has product MSLARMGNELRCQCIELHSKFIPPRSIRDVKMTPSGPHCQNTEIIATLKDGREVCLDPTAQWVKIIIQAILDKAQANAEAKR; this is encoded by the exons ATGAGTCTGGCAAGGATGGGGAATGAGCTCCGATGCCAGTGCATCGAGCTGCATTCCAAGTTCATCCCTCCCAGGAGCATTCGGGATGTGAAGATGACCCCGAGCGGACCTCATTGCCAGAACACTGAAATCAT CGCTACTCTCAAGGACGGCAGAGAAGTGTGCTTGGATCCCACTGCTCAATGGGTGAAGATCATCATTCAAGCAATTTTGGACAA AGCTCAAGCCAATGCTGAGGCAAAACGCTAA